The following are from one region of the Sorghum bicolor cultivar BTx623 chromosome 2, Sorghum_bicolor_NCBIv3, whole genome shotgun sequence genome:
- the LOC110432656 gene encoding uncharacterized protein LOC110432656, translated as MATEKTLREFSVPAVTNVATGPAIDTAGKNFELRTSLITMVQASPFCGLPSEDANAHLQHFLELCDTIVIKDITPDVIRLCLFPFSLVGKAKRWFYQDKEAVTTWEKCSTAFLAKFFPISKTNALRGRIANLLMKQLTERNQENPSNSVKAIDSHTTCEVYGEVGHSGNDCPETREDAAYINNGFRQQGGANQAQIAAALPTEYKNNSENVKAVTTRGGKTTRDPPNPNADAGKDKEQQEITKKTQKDVRPEEEEMAPKDPLGYTNTTYLQFPTRNRKQAVDDQCTRFVEMIKKIHVSVPLMDVLHVPSYAKYIKDIINNKCPLPSTETIKLTEECSAAILNRLPEKRKDPGCPTITCSIGTQRFDHALCDLGASVSVMPKVVFDQLNFTQLKPTTMTLQLADSSVRHPTGIAEDVPVQIRGLFVPVDFVVLDMELTKESPLILGRPFLSTAGAQIDVKEGKISLHINGKEEKFEFKPRHQEQCSMIRVRYGPNKQIKEVQI; from the exons ATGGCCACCGAGAAGACACTCCGCGAGTTCTCTGTGCCCGCTGTCACCAACGTGGCCACTGGCCCCGCTATTGACACGGCCGGCAAGAACTTCGAGCTACGCACCAGCCTGATCACCATGGTGCAGGCGAGCCCATTCTGTGGCTTACCAAGCGAGGATGCGAATGCACACCTTCAACACTTCCTCGAGCTATGTGACACGATTGTCATCAAGGACATCACTCCTGATGTCATTCGGCTCTGcctctttcctttctccctcgtggggaaggcgaagaggtGGTTCTATCAAGATAAGGAAGCTGTCACCACGTGGGAAAAATGCTCCACggcattcctcgccaagttcttccccataagcaaaaccaatgctttgagggGAAGGATTGCCA atttattgatGAAGCAACTCACCGAGAGGAACCAAGAGAACCCCTCGAACTCGGTGAAGGCCATAGACTCACACACGACGTGCGAGGTCTATGGAGAAGTTGGCCATTCGGGGAATGATTGCCCCGAAACCCGTGAAGACGCTGCCTACATCAACAACGGGTTCCGCCAACAAGGAGGCGCCAACCAAG CTCAGATAGCTGCTGCCCTTCCAActgaatataaaaataattctgAAAATGTAAAAGCGGTGACCACGAGGGGTGGTAAGACTACTCGTGATCCACCGAACCCTAACGCTGATGCAGGGAAGGACAAAGAGCAACAGGAGATAACAaagaaaacccaaaaagatgTCAGACCAGAAGAAGAGGAAATGGCACCAAAAGACCCATTGGGGTACACGAACACCACGTACCTGCAATTTCCCACAAGAAATAGAAAACAAGCTGTGGATGATCAATGCACTCGCTTTGTTGAGATGATCAAGAAGATACATGTAAGCGTTCCTTTGATGGACGTTCTACATGTACCTTCTTATGCCAAGTACATCAAGGATATAATCAACAACAAGTGCCCACTACCATCCACTGAAACAATTAAGCTGACGGAAGAGTGTAGCGCTGCTATACTCAACCGTCTCCCGGAGAAGAGGAAGGACCCGGGGTGCCCTACAATCACATGCTCAATCGGAACTCAGCGCTTTGATCATGCGCTATGTGATTTAGGTGCAAGCGTAAGTGTGATGCCTAAAGTTGTCTTTgaccagctcaacttcactcaaCTCAAGCCAACCACGATGACTCTCCAACTGGCCGACTCATCGGTCAGGCATCCAACGGGAATAGCCGAAGATGTACCAGTACAAATCAGAGGACTGTTTGTTCCCGTGGACTTTGTGGTGCTTGATATGGAGTTAACCAAGGAATCACCATTGATCCTTGGGAGACCCTTCTTGAGCACCGCAGGAGCACAGATtgatgtgaaggaaggaaagatcAGTTTACACATCAATGGGAAGGAGGAGAAGTTTGAGTTCAAACCAAGGCATCAAGAGCAATGCTCAATGATCCGGGTTAGATATGGACCAAATAAACAGATAAAAGAGGTGCAGATATAG